The following coding sequences lie in one Halorarum halophilum genomic window:
- a CDS encoding pyridoxal-phosphate dependent enzyme, with protein sequence MTTPPLRCPDCGTEYADRWRCECGHPLEYAERPLPDSPAPDPAEFDARDGLWSFAEFVPESPKATLGEGMTPLVEASEWDAEFKLEYVFPTGSFKDRGATVTVSRAADLGVGKVVEDSSGNAGAAVATYAARAGIDADIYVPASVKDAKLRAIRRAGATPVTVEGPRRATTDVCIEAVRDGDGWYASHAWNPAFFAGTATFAYETALQRDWTVPDAVVLPLGHGTLFLGAYRGFRALEEAGWTDSVPRLLGAQAAGYAPIAAELHGDDAVDGDNDAADGIQIDEPVRRAEILDAIADTDGDAIALESAPVERELDRLHAAGFYTEPTSAVAPAALLEYRERGVLAPDDDVVVPLTGSGLKN encoded by the coding sequence ATGACCACTCCGCCGCTCCGCTGTCCCGACTGTGGAACCGAGTACGCGGACCGCTGGCGTTGCGAGTGTGGCCACCCGCTGGAGTACGCCGAGCGACCGCTCCCGGACTCTCCCGCGCCCGACCCGGCCGAATTCGACGCGCGGGACGGCCTGTGGTCGTTCGCGGAGTTCGTCCCCGAGTCGCCGAAGGCGACGCTCGGCGAGGGGATGACGCCGCTCGTCGAGGCGTCCGAGTGGGACGCGGAGTTCAAACTCGAGTACGTCTTCCCGACGGGGTCGTTCAAGGACCGCGGCGCCACGGTCACCGTCTCGCGCGCGGCCGACCTCGGCGTCGGGAAGGTGGTCGAGGACTCGTCGGGGAACGCCGGCGCCGCCGTCGCGACGTATGCCGCGCGGGCCGGTATCGACGCCGACATCTACGTTCCAGCCTCCGTGAAGGACGCGAAACTCCGCGCCATCCGCCGGGCCGGGGCGACCCCGGTGACCGTCGAGGGGCCGCGACGGGCGACGACGGACGTCTGTATCGAGGCCGTCCGGGACGGTGACGGCTGGTACGCGAGCCATGCGTGGAATCCTGCGTTCTTCGCGGGCACGGCGACGTTCGCCTACGAGACCGCGCTCCAGCGCGACTGGACGGTCCCGGACGCCGTCGTTCTGCCACTCGGACACGGCACGCTGTTCCTCGGCGCCTACCGGGGGTTTCGCGCGCTGGAGGAGGCGGGCTGGACCGACTCGGTGCCGCGGCTCCTCGGCGCGCAGGCGGCCGGCTACGCGCCCATCGCTGCCGAACTCCACGGCGACGACGCGGTCGACGGGGACAACGACGCGGCCGACGGGATCCAGATCGACGAGCCGGTCCGGCGGGCCGAGATCCTCGACGCGATCGCCGACACCGACGGCGACGCGATCGCGCTGGAGTCCGCCCCGGTCGAGCGGGAACTCGACCGCCTGCACGCCGCCGGCTTCTACACCGAACCCACGTCCGCGGTCGCGCCAGCGGCGCTACTCGAGTACCGGGAGCGGGGGGTTCTCGCCCCGGACGACGACGTGGTCGTGCCGCTGACCGGGAGCGGGCTGAAGAACTGA
- a CDS encoding transporter: MSATGGVTDRIPFGAGVVAGVAAYVLGYLVTYVWQSDAVRERLSSINFLVELLGGDPIPAWTGVGWYFYNAHYVDVLVPGFGGTRTENFVASADGGNLALLYVVPPLLLLLAGLAVSVVSSARDASDGALAGLAVVPAYLLLAVVGAFVFAYGTGDGGSVHPDYVTATLLAGVVYPAVFGAVGGAVGSLID, translated from the coding sequence ATGAGCGCTACAGGGGGAGTCACCGATCGGATCCCGTTCGGCGCCGGCGTCGTCGCCGGCGTGGCCGCGTACGTCCTGGGGTACCTCGTCACCTACGTGTGGCAGTCCGACGCGGTCCGCGAGCGACTGAGCAGCATCAACTTCCTGGTGGAACTGCTCGGGGGTGACCCCATCCCCGCCTGGACCGGCGTCGGCTGGTACTTCTACAACGCGCACTACGTCGACGTGCTCGTCCCGGGGTTCGGCGGTACCCGCACGGAGAACTTCGTCGCGAGTGCCGACGGCGGTAACCTCGCGCTGCTGTACGTCGTCCCGCCGCTCCTCCTCCTGCTCGCCGGTCTAGCGGTCTCGGTAGTCTCGTCCGCCCGCGACGCGAGCGACGGCGCGCTCGCCGGCCTCGCGGTCGTCCCGGCGTACCTCCTGCTCGCGGTCGTCGGCGCGTTCGTCTTCGCGTACGGCACGGGGGACGGCGGGAGCGTCCACCCCGACTACGTGACCGCCACGCTGCTCGCTGGGGTCGTCTACCCGGCCGTCTTCGGCGCCGTCGGCGGGGCCGTCGGTTCGCTGATCGACTGA
- a CDS encoding GNAT family N-acetyltransferase, giving the protein MFPERILTDRLRFDRHDAAVDALELYERTGGGRSDTVDEECEYLSWNPHRHPKESHDVLQGFRDQWEAHESATYAVFPREGEEGAGEFAGNTGVGIDWDTLTGTLGIWLRKPFWGRGYSGERALAFADLVFRRLDLDLLAAEVFPNNEKSVRAVEKYVDRMGGRREGCFRNHIAPDGDDPRDVVRFSVTEEEWRGVVGDEGVAEFVEELDG; this is encoded by the coding sequence ATGTTCCCCGAGCGGATCCTGACCGACCGCCTCCGGTTCGACCGACACGATGCCGCCGTCGACGCGCTCGAACTCTACGAACGGACCGGCGGCGGCAGGAGCGACACCGTCGACGAGGAGTGTGAGTACCTGTCGTGGAACCCCCACCGACACCCGAAGGAGTCCCACGACGTCCTCCAGGGGTTCCGGGATCAGTGGGAGGCGCACGAGAGCGCTACCTACGCGGTCTTTCCGCGGGAGGGAGAGGAGGGCGCTGGCGAGTTCGCCGGCAACACCGGCGTGGGGATCGACTGGGACACGCTAACGGGGACGCTCGGGATCTGGCTCCGGAAGCCGTTCTGGGGCCGGGGTTACTCCGGCGAGCGGGCGCTCGCGTTCGCGGACCTCGTCTTCCGCAGGCTCGACCTCGACCTCCTCGCCGCCGAGGTGTTCCCGAATAACGAGAAGTCGGTCCGTGCCGTCGAGAAGTACGTCGACCGCATGGGCGGCCGCCGCGAGGGCTGCTTTCGGAACCACATCGCCCCCGACGGAGACGACCCGCGGGACGTCGTCCGGTTCTCGGTGACCGAGGAGGAGTGGCGTGGCGTCGTCGGCGACGAGGGGGTCGCGGAGTTCGTCGAGGAACTAGACGGGTAA
- a CDS encoding transcriptional regulator, whose amino-acid sequence MSRTALVGNVTAMLDDAGFLVSDRCAVRPKSFDLAARRGEDLLLLKVLGNVDAFDGPTGAEMRRLGHYLSGTPLVVGLRTRDEDIKPGVVYFRHGVPAIHPDTLYDLLVEEAPPLIYAAPGGLYVNIDGDLVADERQERGWSLGQLADELGVSRRTVAKYEDGMNASVEVAVQLEDLFDRPFSDPVRVLEGAEEVREAEPTPEPPQADPDDEHVHAVLSRAGFLVHPTQRAPFKAVSEDTDDTDVAFTLLTGHSSFTKTAAKRAKLMASLGRVTRTRAVYFTEERSKRESLDGTAIVSVDELAETDDPARVRELIRERSDEPQEA is encoded by the coding sequence ATGTCCCGGACGGCGCTGGTCGGGAACGTGACCGCGATGCTCGACGACGCGGGCTTCCTCGTCAGCGACCGCTGTGCCGTTCGACCGAAGAGCTTCGACCTCGCCGCGCGGCGCGGCGAGGATCTGCTGCTGTTGAAGGTGCTCGGCAACGTCGACGCCTTCGACGGGCCGACCGGCGCGGAGATGCGCCGGCTCGGCCACTACCTGTCGGGCACGCCGCTGGTGGTCGGCCTGCGGACCCGCGACGAAGACATCAAGCCCGGCGTGGTGTACTTCCGTCACGGCGTCCCCGCAATCCACCCCGACACGCTGTACGACCTGCTCGTCGAGGAGGCGCCGCCGCTCATCTACGCGGCGCCGGGCGGGCTGTACGTCAACATCGACGGCGACCTCGTGGCCGACGAGCGGCAGGAGCGCGGCTGGAGCCTCGGCCAGCTGGCGGACGAACTCGGCGTCTCCCGCCGCACGGTCGCGAAGTACGAGGACGGGATGAACGCCTCCGTCGAGGTGGCCGTCCAGCTCGAGGACCTGTTCGACCGCCCGTTCTCGGACCCGGTTCGGGTGCTCGAGGGCGCAGAGGAGGTCAGGGAGGCTGAGCCGACGCCGGAGCCGCCGCAGGCGGACCCCGACGACGAGCACGTCCACGCGGTGCTCTCCCGGGCGGGGTTCCTCGTCCACCCGACCCAGCGGGCGCCGTTCAAGGCCGTGAGCGAGGACACCGACGACACGGACGTGGCGTTCACGCTCCTCACCGGCCACTCGTCGTTCACCAAGACGGCGGCCAAGCGCGCGAAGCTGATGGCCTCGCTCGGCAGGGTCACCCGAACTCGCGCCGTCTACTTCACCGAGGAGCGCTCGAAGCGGGAATCGCTCGACGGCACCGCTATCGTCTCGGTCGACGAACTCGCGGAGACCGACGACCCCGCGCGGGTCCGCGAGCTCATCCGCGAACGCTCGGACGAACCACAGGAAGCCTGA
- a CDS encoding NUDIX domain-containing protein: protein MITVPGTHCPLCGAELGRAEVEGRDRRYCPDCDRIVWQNSRPVAGIAVVDADRVLLVERATEPDFGTWGIPGGNIEYDEPPDVGAARELEEETGVGVDPDDLELFRTDHVARGGRGLVAVRYVVARADTTGEPAARQEVSDARFAAPEWFAGTEAGVAPIDRNAVRDASGRFD, encoded by the coding sequence ATGATCACGGTACCCGGAACCCACTGTCCGCTGTGTGGCGCCGAACTCGGTCGCGCCGAGGTCGAGGGTCGCGACCGCCGGTACTGCCCGGACTGCGACCGCATCGTCTGGCAGAACAGCCGGCCCGTCGCGGGGATCGCCGTCGTCGACGCCGACCGAGTGCTACTGGTCGAGCGCGCGACGGAGCCCGATTTCGGAACGTGGGGGATCCCCGGCGGGAACATCGAGTACGACGAACCGCCCGACGTCGGCGCGGCCCGCGAACTGGAGGAGGAGACCGGCGTCGGGGTCGACCCCGACGACCTCGAACTGTTCCGCACTGACCACGTCGCTCGCGGTGGGAGGGGACTCGTCGCGGTGCGGTACGTCGTCGCCCGCGCGGACACGACCGGCGAACCAGCCGCCCGCCAGGAGGTGAGCGACGCCCGGTTCGCCGCGCCCGAGTGGTTCGCCGGAACCGAGGCCGGAGTCGCCCCGATCGACCGGAACGCGGTCCGGGACGCGAGCGGCCGGTTCGACTAG
- a CDS encoding metal-dependent hydrolase, producing the protein MPSTLVHVALGGLLAAALLPDRYATRGAIAVVLLTAALPDADSFVSPFLGGAHRSLGHNLLLPTLAGLALAYDLRVRDRSLLRARFGPGSGSVAWTALGAFVVAGVGLDLVTNGANLLWPVHDQFYTVDGDVLVSSERGVVHTFVDLSPAEPQPARTTRNLHYSTGVDPSLSPGAESRHVERVFPVVNGGWQLLLVAAGGLASALKLRRGPGAIE; encoded by the coding sequence GTGCCGTCCACCCTCGTCCACGTCGCGCTCGGCGGCCTGCTCGCCGCCGCGCTCCTCCCCGACCGGTACGCGACGCGCGGGGCGATCGCGGTCGTCCTCCTCACCGCGGCGCTCCCGGACGCCGACTCGTTCGTCTCGCCGTTCCTCGGCGGCGCCCACCGCTCGCTCGGCCACAACCTCCTCCTGCCGACGCTCGCGGGGCTGGCGCTCGCGTACGACCTCCGCGTCCGCGACAGGTCGCTGCTCCGCGCCCGCTTTGGACCGGGAAGCGGGTCAGTCGCATGGACCGCGCTCGGGGCCTTCGTCGTCGCCGGCGTCGGCCTCGACCTCGTCACCAACGGCGCGAACCTCCTCTGGCCGGTCCACGACCAGTTCTACACGGTCGACGGCGACGTGCTCGTGTCGAGCGAACGCGGGGTCGTCCATACGTTCGTCGACCTCTCTCCCGCCGAACCACAACCGGCCAGGACGACGCGGAACCTCCACTACAGCACGGGCGTCGACCCGTCGCTGTCCCCCGGCGCCGAGTCCCGTCACGTCGAGCGCGTGTTCCCGGTGGTGAACGGCGGCTGGCAGCTACTCCTCGTCGCGGCCGGTGGACTGGCCTCGGCACTCAAGCTCCGGAGGGGTCCCGGCGCCATCGAGTGA
- a CDS encoding Na+/H+ antiporter NhaC family protein, which translates to MGVGRDDRDEDESIDEELTRAEEDRQKPRIEFYGGKRMSALPLALFVVWAVVQSGVLKIGDTTGLVSGMLFALIVGMFFVKGDWKRYANTIFEGMTRRVAATAIVAWLWAGMFADTLRAGGFVSGLVWAADALSIGADLFPAATFLLAALLATGIGTGYGTTIAFTTLFFPTGVLIGANPVLLFGAILSGAVFGDNLAPVSDTTIVSAVTQDSDIGGVVASRFKYASVAAVFALAAYVVAGHMMGSPFDVSQGQDILVQNSNPLGLVHLLGIGVVIVTAISGRHIVEAISWGIITTFVLNVVFGLAAVSDMIVFRAPENSELAQSLAFLPFVQLVVPDEAAVSGSLYEGALSFFPLIVLTLLIVAGAQIMIRGGGFDAIQEWLLARVATNVRRAETTMVLGTASVNAMITINTAAEIAIAPYVARIGQRFNINGYRRANILDANTAALGYIFPWGGGVLAGYAAMTGLPDQYDWFTQAMLVNPAEVWPFVFHGWLLFAVFLLSALTGFGLEYITDRESGEVARV; encoded by the coding sequence ATGGGAGTAGGACGCGACGACCGTGACGAGGACGAGAGTATCGACGAGGAACTGACGCGGGCCGAGGAGGACCGGCAGAAACCGCGAATCGAGTTCTACGGCGGGAAGCGAATGAGCGCACTGCCGCTCGCGCTCTTCGTGGTGTGGGCAGTCGTCCAGAGCGGGGTCCTCAAGATCGGCGATACGACCGGTCTCGTCTCCGGGATGCTCTTCGCGCTCATCGTCGGGATGTTCTTCGTGAAGGGCGACTGGAAGCGGTACGCGAACACGATCTTCGAGGGGATGACCCGGCGGGTCGCCGCGACGGCGATCGTCGCCTGGCTGTGGGCCGGGATGTTCGCCGACACCCTCCGGGCCGGCGGGTTCGTGAGCGGCCTCGTCTGGGCCGCGGACGCCCTCAGCATCGGCGCGGACCTGTTTCCGGCGGCCACGTTCCTCCTCGCCGCCCTGCTCGCGACCGGTATCGGGACCGGCTACGGGACGACCATCGCCTTCACGACCCTCTTCTTCCCCACGGGGGTTCTCATCGGGGCGAACCCGGTCCTCCTGTTCGGGGCGATCCTCTCGGGGGCGGTCTTCGGCGACAACCTCGCGCCGGTGAGCGACACGACCATCGTCAGCGCCGTCACCCAGGACTCCGACATTGGGGGCGTCGTAGCCTCCCGGTTCAAGTACGCGAGCGTCGCGGCCGTGTTCGCCCTCGCGGCCTACGTCGTGGCCGGTCACATGATGGGGAGCCCGTTCGACGTCAGTCAGGGCCAGGACATCCTGGTCCAGAACAGCAACCCGCTCGGACTCGTCCACCTGCTGGGGATCGGCGTCGTCATCGTCACCGCGATCAGTGGCCGCCACATCGTCGAGGCGATCTCCTGGGGGATCATCACGACGTTCGTCCTCAACGTCGTCTTCGGGCTGGCAGCGGTGAGCGACATGATCGTCTTCCGGGCGCCGGAGAACTCGGAGCTCGCGCAGTCGCTGGCGTTCCTGCCGTTCGTCCAGCTGGTGGTCCCCGACGAGGCGGCCGTCAGCGGTAGCCTCTACGAGGGGGCGTTGAGCTTCTTCCCGCTGATCGTCCTCACCCTGCTTATCGTCGCGGGCGCACAGATCATGATCCGCGGCGGCGGGTTCGATGCGATTCAGGAGTGGCTGCTCGCCAGGGTGGCGACCAACGTCCGCCGGGCCGAGACGACGATGGTGCTCGGCACGGCGTCAGTGAACGCCATGATCACGATCAACACCGCCGCCGAGATCGCGATCGCGCCCTACGTCGCCAGGATCGGCCAGCGGTTCAACATCAACGGCTATCGACGGGCGAACATCCTCGACGCCAACACCGCCGCGCTCGGGTACATCTTCCCGTGGGGCGGTGGCGTCCTCGCCGGCTACGCCGCGATGACGGGGCTCCCGGACCAGTACGACTGGTTCACCCAGGCGATGCTCGTCAACCCGGCGGAGGTGTGGCCCTTCGTCTTCCACGGGTGGCTGCTCTTCGCGGTCTTCCTGCTCTCGGCGCTGACCGGGTTCGGCCTCGAGTACATCACCGACCGCGAGTCCGGGGAGGTGGCCCGCGTATGA
- a CDS encoding DUF7513 family protein, with product MSRLSAFLEGWSFRTNKPTYSAGEEITAFVTGYENGAGIVRIGDTIIRLDAVTPDLVDTKIRLRIEEFDENDHVGTATLLEELGGGAF from the coding sequence ATGAGCCGCCTGAGTGCCTTCCTCGAGGGGTGGTCGTTCCGGACGAACAAGCCGACGTACAGTGCGGGCGAGGAGATCACGGCGTTCGTCACCGGCTACGAGAACGGCGCCGGCATCGTCCGGATCGGCGACACGATCATCCGCCTGGACGCCGTGACGCCCGATCTCGTCGACACGAAGATCCGTCTCCGGATCGAGGAGTTCGACGAGAACGACCACGTCGGGACCGCGACCCTCCTCGAGGAACTCGGCGGCGGCGCGTTCTGA
- a CDS encoding metal-dependent hydrolase family protein — protein MLLRELTLVDRDGVRRGDLRVADGELVAVGDLDPRDDEVVADLAGKFALPGLVDAHVHFSLSGERTVDDVVDMTDAELALVEARNARKTLEAGVTGVRAMGARDIDVQLRDRVAAGDVPGPRAVANCRSITATGGHGHHLGREITGPNDARRAVREQAKLGAEFIKFMVTGGVTTPGTDPDEVALTDDELDALVDEAHRRGMHTSTHAHGAAGVTAAVQAGVDTVEHGTFLDEEAIEVMLAEDVTLVPTLSAPYHIVRNVDAATADVRRKTEHVYERHIESFRRAVEAGVRVAGGTDAGTPFNMHGANAAEIEFMSEYGMSPLEAIEAMTATAAEVVGLEGQGTLEAGTHADLLLCDADPTSDPTALNDPALVLKGGEVVGGSDRESRTAFERAGASGSATARAVRSGLD, from the coding sequence ATGCTTCTGCGGGAACTGACGCTGGTGGACCGGGACGGGGTTCGACGTGGGGATCTCCGCGTCGCCGACGGTGAACTGGTCGCCGTCGGCGACCTCGACCCGCGTGACGACGAGGTGGTCGCCGATCTCGCCGGGAAGTTCGCACTGCCCGGTCTCGTCGACGCGCACGTCCACTTCTCGCTGTCGGGCGAGCGGACCGTCGACGACGTGGTCGACATGACCGACGCGGAACTCGCGCTGGTCGAGGCGCGGAACGCGCGGAAGACGCTCGAGGCGGGCGTCACCGGCGTCCGCGCGATGGGCGCGCGCGACATCGACGTACAGTTGCGCGACCGGGTGGCCGCCGGCGACGTTCCCGGGCCGCGGGCGGTCGCGAACTGTCGATCCATCACGGCGACCGGCGGCCACGGTCACCACCTGGGCAGGGAGATCACCGGGCCGAACGACGCCCGTCGCGCGGTCCGCGAGCAGGCGAAACTGGGTGCGGAGTTCATCAAGTTCATGGTCACCGGCGGGGTGACGACCCCCGGGACGGACCCGGACGAGGTCGCGCTCACCGACGACGAACTCGACGCGCTGGTCGACGAGGCACACCGCCGCGGGATGCACACTTCGACGCACGCCCACGGCGCAGCCGGCGTGACGGCCGCGGTCCAGGCCGGCGTGGACACGGTCGAACACGGGACGTTCCTCGACGAGGAGGCGATCGAGGTCATGCTCGCCGAGGACGTGACGCTCGTGCCCACGCTCTCGGCGCCGTACCACATCGTCCGCAACGTGGACGCCGCGACCGCCGACGTCCGGCGGAAGACCGAACACGTGTACGAACGCCACATCGAGTCGTTCCGCCGCGCGGTCGAGGCTGGCGTCCGCGTCGCCGGCGGGACGGACGCCGGGACGCCGTTCAACATGCACGGCGCGAACGCCGCCGAGATCGAGTTCATGAGCGAGTACGGGATGTCGCCGCTCGAGGCCATCGAGGCCATGACGGCGACCGCGGCGGAGGTCGTCGGTCTCGAGGGGCAGGGGACACTGGAGGCGGGAACCCACGCAGACCTCCTGCTCTGCGACGCCGATCCGACGTCGGACCCGACCGCGCTGAACGACCCCGCGCTCGTGCTGAAGGGCGGCGAGGTCGTCGGAGGGTCCGATCGCGAGTCGCGGACGGCGTTCGAGCGTGCGGGTGCCTCCGGGTCCGCGACCGCGAGGGCCGTTCGGTCGGGACTCGACTGA
- a CDS encoding tRNA(Ile)(2)-agmatinylcytidine synthase: MTVIGLDDTDSRTAGMCSTYLAALVAEAVADAGGTVDRHVLVRLNPAVEHKTRGNAALAVHTDLDADRSFDVAADLVAEYAVGDDARTSPGLVVADADPNAVPDAVADFAAEAVREFHSLDDALRLADDAGFRHAGWGAETEDGAPGRGRIGALAAVGAWCAWTRDDADPTYELISYREFDRCGTPRDIDEASVFAAADAEYPGAWDTVDRGTGQAVCVPNAPGPILHGVRGDDRDAVRRVAEHIDSEPVDRTALFHTNQGTDAHLADAVLAELRDGAGYRVTGQVVTEPETRQGGHVFLALGDGDRELDCVAFAPTGRFRDRVRALRTGDRITACGEVDRGTMKLEKFAVRSLVETELVVPACPGCGRSMESAGADQGYRCRRCDTAEPGKVERELDRSLERGWYEVPPTARRHVAKPLVRGGFDAPTHPER, from the coding sequence GTGACGGTCATCGGCCTCGACGATACTGACTCCCGCACGGCGGGGATGTGCAGCACGTACCTCGCCGCGCTCGTCGCCGAAGCCGTCGCGGACGCCGGCGGGACGGTAGACCGCCACGTACTGGTCCGACTGAACCCCGCCGTCGAACACAAGACACGCGGCAACGCCGCGCTCGCGGTTCACACCGACCTCGACGCCGACCGGTCCTTCGACGTCGCCGCCGACCTCGTCGCGGAGTACGCCGTCGGCGACGACGCCCGGACCAGCCCCGGGCTCGTCGTCGCCGACGCGGACCCGAACGCAGTTCCGGACGCCGTCGCCGACTTCGCAGCCGAGGCGGTCCGCGAGTTCCACTCGCTCGACGACGCGCTCCGTCTCGCAGACGACGCCGGCTTCCGGCATGCCGGCTGGGGTGCCGAGACCGAGGACGGGGCGCCGGGACGCGGGCGGATCGGGGCGCTCGCGGCGGTCGGCGCGTGGTGCGCCTGGACGCGCGACGACGCCGACCCGACCTACGAGCTGATCAGCTACCGCGAGTTCGACCGGTGCGGCACGCCGCGCGACATCGACGAGGCGTCGGTGTTCGCCGCCGCCGACGCCGAGTACCCCGGCGCCTGGGACACCGTGGATCGAGGGACGGGCCAGGCGGTCTGCGTGCCGAACGCGCCCGGACCCATCCTCCACGGCGTCCGGGGCGACGACAGGGACGCGGTCCGACGCGTCGCGGAGCACATCGACTCGGAACCCGTCGATCGGACCGCGCTCTTCCACACCAACCAGGGCACCGACGCCCACCTCGCGGACGCCGTGCTGGCCGAATTGCGCGACGGTGCCGGCTACCGCGTGACCGGCCAGGTCGTCACGGAGCCCGAGACCAGACAGGGCGGCCACGTCTTCCTCGCGCTCGGCGACGGCGACCGCGAACTGGACTGCGTCGCCTTCGCGCCCACCGGCCGGTTCCGGGACCGCGTTCGGGCCCTCCGGACCGGTGACCGGATCACGGCCTGCGGGGAGGTCGACCGGGGGACGATGAAGCTCGAGAAGTTCGCCGTTCGATCGCTCGTCGAGACCGAACTCGTCGTGCCGGCCTGCCCTGGGTGCGGTCGTTCGATGGAGTCGGCCGGTGCGGACCAGGGGTACCGCTGCCGCCGCTGCGACACGGCCGAACCCGGGAAGGTGGAGCGGGAGCTGGACAGGAGCCTCGAACGCGGGTGGTACGAGGTGCCCCCGACCGCGCGCCGCCACGTCGCGAAGCCGCTCGTCCGGGGCGGGTTCGACGCGCCGACCCACCCCGAGCGCTAG
- a CDS encoding GrpB family protein produces MVDPYADDIELVSSIHDEWRDRFREESERVEDALAERGLDGAVVRIEHVGSTAVPGLAAKDIIDLDVVVAEEAVPDVSSAMVSELGGDRHENSDAWHPVFRAVEGQRFNDHVFARSADGWRRSVVTREVLRADPAVRAEYESLKRRLAADYDDMDEYSREKTAFVDGLLETARERDLGLDVRVPAP; encoded by the coding sequence ATGGTCGATCCGTACGCGGACGACATCGAACTGGTCTCGTCGATTCACGACGAGTGGCGCGACCGGTTTCGAGAGGAGAGCGAGCGCGTCGAGGACGCGCTGGCCGAGCGAGGCCTCGACGGAGCGGTCGTCCGTATCGAGCATGTCGGTTCGACCGCCGTCCCCGGCCTCGCGGCGAAGGACATCATCGATCTGGACGTGGTCGTCGCGGAGGAGGCGGTCCCGGACGTCTCGAGTGCCATGGTTTCGGAACTCGGCGGCGACAGGCACGAGAACAGCGACGCGTGGCATCCGGTGTTCCGCGCGGTGGAGGGCCAGCGGTTCAACGACCACGTTTTCGCCCGGTCCGCGGACGGGTGGCGCCGCAGCGTCGTCACTCGCGAGGTGCTCCGCGCCGACCCGGCAGTCCGCGCCGAGTACGAGTCGTTGAAACGTCGATTGGCGGCGGACTACGACGACATGGACGAGTACTCGCGGGAGAAGACCGCGTTCGTCGACGGCCTGCTCGAAACGGCCCGGGAGCGTGACCTCGGGCTAGACGTCAGGGTTCCGGCGCCGTAG
- a CDS encoding GNAT family N-acetyltransferase: MDVRPFEDDDAAALWELKRGFETGLGEGTGGDGKAATYEAKLTDEYRARWLSWVKRCVAEDADAVSVAVEAADDGEDLVGYAFVLPESLAFVWDAAVLNEIFVRPDRRGTGVADDLMAAALDAARAQDLPLDRMVLDVDRENERAGAFYERFGFTHWGEMLAREL; this comes from the coding sequence ATGGACGTTCGACCCTTCGAGGACGACGACGCGGCGGCGCTGTGGGAGCTGAAGCGCGGGTTCGAGACTGGGCTCGGGGAGGGAACCGGCGGCGACGGGAAGGCCGCTACATACGAGGCGAAGCTCACCGACGAGTACCGGGCGCGCTGGCTCTCGTGGGTGAAGCGGTGCGTCGCGGAGGACGCGGACGCCGTGTCGGTCGCAGTGGAAGCGGCCGACGACGGCGAGGACCTCGTCGGCTACGCGTTCGTCCTCCCGGAGTCGCTCGCGTTCGTCTGGGACGCGGCCGTGCTGAACGAGATCTTCGTCCGTCCCGACCGCCGCGGGACGGGCGTCGCGGACGACCTGATGGCCGCCGCGCTCGACGCCGCGCGAGCGCAGGACCTCCCGCTGGACAGGATGGTGCTGGACGTGGACCGGGAGAACGAGCGGGCGGGGGCCTTCTACGAACGGTTCGGGTTCACCCACTGGGGCGAGATGCTCGCCCGGGAGCTCTGA
- a CDS encoding glutathione S-transferase N-terminal domain-containing protein, whose product MSNLVLYELEGCPYCAKVKNKLAELDLDYESEMVPRSHAERTEVEAVSGQTGVPVLVDEENGVEGMAESDDIVAYLEKQYGSGNAA is encoded by the coding sequence ATGTCCAACCTCGTTCTCTACGAACTGGAGGGGTGTCCGTACTGCGCGAAGGTGAAGAACAAGCTCGCCGAACTCGACCTGGACTACGAGTCCGAGATGGTCCCCCGGTCGCACGCAGAACGGACGGAGGTCGAGGCGGTCAGCGGCCAGACGGGCGTGCCGGTGCTCGTCGACGAGGAGAACGGCGTCGAGGGGATGGCCGAGAGCGACGATATCGTCGCGTACCTGGAGAAGCAGTACGGCTCCGGGAACGCGGCGTAG